Proteins from a genomic interval of Pelodiscus sinensis isolate JC-2024 unplaced genomic scaffold, ASM4963464v1 ctg37, whole genome shotgun sequence:
- the LOC102445827 gene encoding uncharacterized protein LOC102445827 isoform X1, with protein MSVFSSAPGLQRQGQEMSVVEPVSFKEVAVYFSEEEWALLDLAQRALYGDVMQENYEAVSWLDFPCQKVAEVTKDVTLKVFLERFSILKPDLILWLERGEVPWALIIKETELLRQTGAVEESGKLSQKLSGARTVRENNENQQQDSPGTIESQGMFLEGDEGDVSQCVEQRETWGNQHRAKRQLENNPSRKAEESMECGGGSKDPKEILAQQTNHNGKKCCDESSDCEKILSEKSGLILPQRGHTGERLCKCLECGKSLIDLSSCIEPEVTPMGEKSYKCSECGKSFTFRSHLSSHQKTHIGERPYRCLQCGKSFKQKSSLIVHQRIHTGERPYKCPECGKDFTERSTLSRHERTHTGERPYKCFHCGKSFRFSSNLFIHQRVHTGERPYKCQECGKAFAVHAYLLNHKRTHTGERPYKCHECGKGFTERSAHYRHERTHIRVRPYKCQECGKCFLSQSDLIKHERTHTGESPYKCHECGKGFTIQSALSRHERTHTGERPYKCHECGKSFAEQSALIRHERTHTGERPYKCHECGKGFTVRSDLIRHERTHTGERPYKCFHCGKSFSVSSYLFVHQGVHTGERPYKCNECGKDFTFQSALSKHEKTHMAERPCKCFDCGKRFKGRSHLVSHQKVHKRERERDPINVRHFRG; from the exons ACTTCCCATGTCAGAAGGTAGCAGAGGTTACAAAGGATGTGACCCTGAAGGTATTTTTAGAGA GATTCTCCATTCTCAAACCTGACCTGATTCTCTGGCTGGAACGAGGGGAAGTGCCGTGGGCCTTGATTATCAAAGAAACAGAGCTCCTGAGACAAACTGGTGCAGTTGAGGAGTCAGGGAAACTGAGCCAGAAACTATCCG gtGCGAGGACAGTGAGGGAGAACAATGAGAATCAACAGCAGGACAGTCCTGGCACCATAGAATCACAGGGAATGTTTCTGGAAGGAGATGAAGGGGATGTTTCCCAGTGtgtggaacagagggaaacctggggaaaTCAACACAGGGCAAAAAGGCAATTGGAGAACAATCCAAGCAGGAAAGCAGAGGAATCCATGGAATGTGGAGGAGGATCCAAGGATCCCAAGGAAATTTTAGCCCAGCAGACAAATCACAATGGAAAGAAATGCTGTGATGAAAGCTCAGATTGTGAGAAAATATTAAGTGAGAAGTCAGGCCTTATTCTGCCCCAGCGAGGGCACACAGGAGAAAGACTCTGCAAATGCCTGGAGTGTGGAAAAAGTTTGATTGATCTGTCATCATGTATTGAACCTGAGGTTACCCCCATGGGGGAGAAATCCTATAaatgctctgagtgtgggaaaagtttcacttTCAGATCACATCTTAGTAGCCATCAGAAAACCCACATTGGAGAGAGACCGTATAGATGCTTgcaatgtgggaaaagcttcaaacaGAAGTCAAGCCTTATTgtacatcagagaatccacacaggggagagaccatataaatgccctGAGTGTGGAAAAGATTTCACTGAACGATCAACCCTCAGTAggcatgagagaacccacacaggagagagaccatataagtgTTTCcattgtgggaaaagtttccgATTCAGTTCAAACCTTTTTATCCATCAGAGAGTGCACACGGGAGAGAGGCCGTATAAATGCCAGGAGTGTGGGAAAGCTTTCGCTGTACACGCGTACCTCCTTAACCACAAGAGAacacacacaggagagagaccatataaatgccacgAGTGTGGGAAAGGATTCACTGAACGATCAGCTCACTAtagacatgagagaacccacatcAGAgtgagaccatataaatgccaggAGTGTGGGAAATGTTTCCTTTCCCAATCAGATCTTATTAAACATGAGAGAACACATACGGGAGAGTCACCATATAAgtgccatgagtgtgggaaaggtttcactatACAATCAGCCCTCAGtagacatgagagaacccacacgggcgagagaccatataaatgccacgAATGTGGGAAAAGTTTCGCTGAACAATCAGCTCTCATtagacatgagagaacccacacaggggagagaccatataaatgccatgagtgtgggaaaggtttcactgtacgATCAGACCTCATTAGACATgaaagaacccacacaggagagagaccatataagtgcttccattgtgggaaaagcttcagtgtgaGTTCATACCTTTTTGTCCATCAGGGTGTGCACACGGGAGAGAGGCCGTATAAATGCAATGAGTGTGGAAAAGATTTCACTTTTCAATCAGCCCTGAGTAAGCATGAGAAAACCCACATGGCAGAGAGACCATGTAAGTGCTTTGACTGTGGAAAAAGGTTCAAAGGGAGGTCACACCTTGTAAGCCATCAGAAAGTGCacaagcgagagagagagagagaccctatAAATGTCAGacacttcagggggtag
- the LOC102445827 gene encoding uncharacterized protein LOC102445827 isoform X2, with translation MSVFSSAPGLQRQGQEMSVVEPVSFKEVAVYFSEEEWALLDLAQRALYGDVMQENYEAVSWLGFSILKPDLILWLERGEVPWALIIKETELLRQTGAVEESGKLSQKLSGARTVRENNENQQQDSPGTIESQGMFLEGDEGDVSQCVEQRETWGNQHRAKRQLENNPSRKAEESMECGGGSKDPKEILAQQTNHNGKKCCDESSDCEKILSEKSGLILPQRGHTGERLCKCLECGKSLIDLSSCIEPEVTPMGEKSYKCSECGKSFTFRSHLSSHQKTHIGERPYRCLQCGKSFKQKSSLIVHQRIHTGERPYKCPECGKDFTERSTLSRHERTHTGERPYKCFHCGKSFRFSSNLFIHQRVHTGERPYKCQECGKAFAVHAYLLNHKRTHTGERPYKCHECGKGFTERSAHYRHERTHIRVRPYKCQECGKCFLSQSDLIKHERTHTGESPYKCHECGKGFTIQSALSRHERTHTGERPYKCHECGKSFAEQSALIRHERTHTGERPYKCHECGKGFTVRSDLIRHERTHTGERPYKCFHCGKSFSVSSYLFVHQGVHTGERPYKCNECGKDFTFQSALSKHEKTHMAERPCKCFDCGKRFKGRSHLVSHQKVHKRERERDPINVRHFRG, from the exons GATTCTCCATTCTCAAACCTGACCTGATTCTCTGGCTGGAACGAGGGGAAGTGCCGTGGGCCTTGATTATCAAAGAAACAGAGCTCCTGAGACAAACTGGTGCAGTTGAGGAGTCAGGGAAACTGAGCCAGAAACTATCCG gtGCGAGGACAGTGAGGGAGAACAATGAGAATCAACAGCAGGACAGTCCTGGCACCATAGAATCACAGGGAATGTTTCTGGAAGGAGATGAAGGGGATGTTTCCCAGTGtgtggaacagagggaaacctggggaaaTCAACACAGGGCAAAAAGGCAATTGGAGAACAATCCAAGCAGGAAAGCAGAGGAATCCATGGAATGTGGAGGAGGATCCAAGGATCCCAAGGAAATTTTAGCCCAGCAGACAAATCACAATGGAAAGAAATGCTGTGATGAAAGCTCAGATTGTGAGAAAATATTAAGTGAGAAGTCAGGCCTTATTCTGCCCCAGCGAGGGCACACAGGAGAAAGACTCTGCAAATGCCTGGAGTGTGGAAAAAGTTTGATTGATCTGTCATCATGTATTGAACCTGAGGTTACCCCCATGGGGGAGAAATCCTATAaatgctctgagtgtgggaaaagtttcacttTCAGATCACATCTTAGTAGCCATCAGAAAACCCACATTGGAGAGAGACCGTATAGATGCTTgcaatgtgggaaaagcttcaaacaGAAGTCAAGCCTTATTgtacatcagagaatccacacaggggagagaccatataaatgccctGAGTGTGGAAAAGATTTCACTGAACGATCAACCCTCAGTAggcatgagagaacccacacaggagagagaccatataagtgTTTCcattgtgggaaaagtttccgATTCAGTTCAAACCTTTTTATCCATCAGAGAGTGCACACGGGAGAGAGGCCGTATAAATGCCAGGAGTGTGGGAAAGCTTTCGCTGTACACGCGTACCTCCTTAACCACAAGAGAacacacacaggagagagaccatataaatgccacgAGTGTGGGAAAGGATTCACTGAACGATCAGCTCACTAtagacatgagagaacccacatcAGAgtgagaccatataaatgccaggAGTGTGGGAAATGTTTCCTTTCCCAATCAGATCTTATTAAACATGAGAGAACACATACGGGAGAGTCACCATATAAgtgccatgagtgtgggaaaggtttcactatACAATCAGCCCTCAGtagacatgagagaacccacacgggcgagagaccatataaatgccacgAATGTGGGAAAAGTTTCGCTGAACAATCAGCTCTCATtagacatgagagaacccacacaggggagagaccatataaatgccatgagtgtgggaaaggtttcactgtacgATCAGACCTCATTAGACATgaaagaacccacacaggagagagaccatataagtgcttccattgtgggaaaagcttcagtgtgaGTTCATACCTTTTTGTCCATCAGGGTGTGCACACGGGAGAGAGGCCGTATAAATGCAATGAGTGTGGAAAAGATTTCACTTTTCAATCAGCCCTGAGTAAGCATGAGAAAACCCACATGGCAGAGAGACCATGTAAGTGCTTTGACTGTGGAAAAAGGTTCAAAGGGAGGTCACACCTTGTAAGCCATCAGAAAGTGCacaagcgagagagagagagagaccctatAAATGTCAGacacttcagggggtag
- the LOC102445827 gene encoding uncharacterized protein LOC102445827 isoform X3: MFLEGDEGDVSQCVEQRETWGNQHRAKRQLENNPSRKAEESMECGGGSKDPKEILAQQTNHNGKKCCDESSDCEKILSEKSGLILPQRGHTGERLCKCLECGKSLIDLSSCIEPEVTPMGEKSYKCSECGKSFTFRSHLSSHQKTHIGERPYRCLQCGKSFKQKSSLIVHQRIHTGERPYKCPECGKDFTERSTLSRHERTHTGERPYKCFHCGKSFRFSSNLFIHQRVHTGERPYKCQECGKAFAVHAYLLNHKRTHTGERPYKCHECGKGFTERSAHYRHERTHIRVRPYKCQECGKCFLSQSDLIKHERTHTGESPYKCHECGKGFTIQSALSRHERTHTGERPYKCHECGKSFAEQSALIRHERTHTGERPYKCHECGKGFTVRSDLIRHERTHTGERPYKCFHCGKSFSVSSYLFVHQGVHTGERPYKCNECGKDFTFQSALSKHEKTHMAERPCKCFDCGKRFKGRSHLVSHQKVHKRERERDPINVRHFRG, from the coding sequence ATGTTTCTGGAAGGAGATGAAGGGGATGTTTCCCAGTGtgtggaacagagggaaacctggggaaaTCAACACAGGGCAAAAAGGCAATTGGAGAACAATCCAAGCAGGAAAGCAGAGGAATCCATGGAATGTGGAGGAGGATCCAAGGATCCCAAGGAAATTTTAGCCCAGCAGACAAATCACAATGGAAAGAAATGCTGTGATGAAAGCTCAGATTGTGAGAAAATATTAAGTGAGAAGTCAGGCCTTATTCTGCCCCAGCGAGGGCACACAGGAGAAAGACTCTGCAAATGCCTGGAGTGTGGAAAAAGTTTGATTGATCTGTCATCATGTATTGAACCTGAGGTTACCCCCATGGGGGAGAAATCCTATAaatgctctgagtgtgggaaaagtttcacttTCAGATCACATCTTAGTAGCCATCAGAAAACCCACATTGGAGAGAGACCGTATAGATGCTTgcaatgtgggaaaagcttcaaacaGAAGTCAAGCCTTATTgtacatcagagaatccacacaggggagagaccatataaatgccctGAGTGTGGAAAAGATTTCACTGAACGATCAACCCTCAGTAggcatgagagaacccacacaggagagagaccatataagtgTTTCcattgtgggaaaagtttccgATTCAGTTCAAACCTTTTTATCCATCAGAGAGTGCACACGGGAGAGAGGCCGTATAAATGCCAGGAGTGTGGGAAAGCTTTCGCTGTACACGCGTACCTCCTTAACCACAAGAGAacacacacaggagagagaccatataaatgccacgAGTGTGGGAAAGGATTCACTGAACGATCAGCTCACTAtagacatgagagaacccacatcAGAgtgagaccatataaatgccaggAGTGTGGGAAATGTTTCCTTTCCCAATCAGATCTTATTAAACATGAGAGAACACATACGGGAGAGTCACCATATAAgtgccatgagtgtgggaaaggtttcactatACAATCAGCCCTCAGtagacatgagagaacccacacgggcgagagaccatataaatgccacgAATGTGGGAAAAGTTTCGCTGAACAATCAGCTCTCATtagacatgagagaacccacacaggggagagaccatataaatgccatgagtgtgggaaaggtttcactgtacgATCAGACCTCATTAGACATgaaagaacccacacaggagagagaccatataagtgcttccattgtgggaaaagcttcagtgtgaGTTCATACCTTTTTGTCCATCAGGGTGTGCACACGGGAGAGAGGCCGTATAAATGCAATGAGTGTGGAAAAGATTTCACTTTTCAATCAGCCCTGAGTAAGCATGAGAAAACCCACATGGCAGAGAGACCATGTAAGTGCTTTGACTGTGGAAAAAGGTTCAAAGGGAGGTCACACCTTGTAAGCCATCAGAAAGTGCacaagcgagagagagagagagaccctatAAATGTCAGacacttcagggggtag